From a single Opisthocomus hoazin isolate bOpiHoa1 chromosome 6, bOpiHoa1.hap1, whole genome shotgun sequence genomic region:
- the CCDC17 gene encoding coiled-coil domain-containing protein 17, with protein MAGAGGFACPRCRMAFGSRALLRAHRERLGGLRWARRSPPRPRPPGRRAPAPPRPEQPLAGRGEPGRGLLEAHERRVAEIRGRTRQLERRREGLCRRLAALRAGAATDPHPGQEGLEPDRVGRLRAAPGGAALLLNALPPAAGPLAAEARALRLSYLGSGGHDPAVLAQLLHLQAEATALETQSVEPRRGRRGEPPGAGAQGLDAALLAVELENRRLEDQLLALKVRRERRADAGSQAELAQLQAEVGMLRCRTEPRLPPAILPPPVAPPLPPALAAPELFAEPPGPALRSGGPAAPSCPHVPPGLPLAPFAALEDPPPAQEPPAQHKPPRR; from the exons atggcgggcgcggggggcttcGCCTGCCCCCGCTGCCGCATGGCCTTCGGCTCCCGGGCGCTGCTGCGGGCCCACCGGGAGCGGCT cggggggctgcgctgggcgaggcgctcccccccgcgcccccggccccccggccgccgggccccggcccccccccgcccggagcAGCCTcttgcggggcggggggagccgggccgcgggctgctggaggcccacgaGAGACGCGTGGCCGAAATCCGAGGCAGGACCCGGCAGCTGGAGCGGCGGAGAGAGG GGCTCTGCCGGCGCCTGGCGGCTCTGCGGGCCGGGGCGGCCACGGACCCGCAccccgggcaggaggggctggagcCTGACCGGGTGGGACGGCTGCGTGCGGCACCCGGCGG GGCCGCCCTCCTCCTCAACGCCCTCCCGCCAGCCGCCGGGCCGCTCGCCGCCGAGGCCAG ggcccTGCGGCTGTCCTACCTCGGCAGCGGAGGGCACGACCCGGCCGTCCTGGCCCAGCTCCTCCACCTCCAGGCAGAGGCCACGGCGCTGGAGACACAGTCTGTGGAGCCgcgcaggggcaggaggggag AACCCCCCGGTGCCGGTGCGCAGGGCCTGGATGCAGCACTGCTGGCTGTGGAGCTGGAGAACCGGCGGCTGGAAGACCAGCTCCTGGCGCTGAAGGTCAGGAGGGAGCGGAGAGCCGATGCTG GCtcgcaggcagagctggcccagcTCCAGGCAGAGGTGGGGATGCTGCGATGCCGCACAGAGCCACGGCTGCCCCCCGCCATCCTCCCACCGCCCGTGGCCcccccgctcccaccagcccttGCTGCACCAGAGCTTTTCGCG GAGCCCCCCGGGCCAGCGCTGAGGTcaggcggccccgcagcccccagctgcccccacgTCCCCCCTGGCCTCCCCCTCGCCCCCTTCGCAGCTCTGGAGGACCCTCCTCCCGCTCAGGAGCCCCCGGCGCAGCACAAACCTCCCCGGAGGTGA